The genomic interval ATCTTGAGAGAGCAGGTCGCCCGGCAAGCCTTCCTCTATGCCCTGTCGGGCTCGGGCGAGCGATTCGGAGGCATGAAGCAGGGCTTCGTGATGGCGGGCGTTGAAAACTACGGTTGCTCCCGCGTTGTCCAGATCGTCCGTGCGTACGCTCTCGCGCAGCGAACGGAGCAGTCCGTCCAAATGAGTTTCGAACTTGGCCGACAGCCATTCGACGGGAACGGATATCCGTTCTCGGAGAGTTGCCTGCTTGGATGCGAGTTCTTGCGCATCCAGCCGGTCGCATTTGTTCAGGACGATGATGAGCCGTTGTTCGGCCCGGAGCGGAATCCCGGCGTAGAGGGCGCTTATTTCTTCCGCGTCGTCGCGGGCATCGGCTACCAGCAGTACGACGGCAGCCTTGCCTATCCGATCGTACGTTCGCTCGATACCCATGCTTTCGAGCGGGTCGTCGGTTTCGCGGATACCTGCCGTATCGATGAAGCGGAACGGCAGCCCGTCTATGTTCAGCGTCTCTTCGATGACGTCGCGCGTCGTGCCTGCGATGTCGGATACCAAGGCTCTGTCTTCTTTCAGCAAGGCGTTCAGCAGGGTGGACTTGCCGACGTTCGGAGCGCCGGCAATGGCTACGGGAATACCGTTTTTGACAGAGTTGCCCAGTGCGAAAGAGGATATCAATCGGGTTATTTTCCGTTCGACGGCCGTCAATATTTCGAGCAATTGTTCCCGATCGGCAAACTCCACGTCTTCTTCGCCGAAGTCCAGTTCCAGCTCGAGTAGAGATACGAGGTGTACGAGTTTTTCCCTGAGTTGGCCGAACTCGTCCGAGTAGCCTCCTCGCATTTGTCTGAACGCCAAATCGTGTGCGGCGCGGTTGTCGGACGCGATGACGTCTGCGACGGCTTCGGCCTGCGACAGGTCCATTTTGCCGGCCAGAAACGCCCGTAGCGTGAACTCGCCCGGCCGCGCTGTCCGGGCGCCGTGCCGGATCGCCAGTTCCATCACGCGGCGAAGAATGTAGTCGGAGGCGTGGCACGATATTTCGATCATGTCCTCGCCCGTATAGGAGTGCGGAGCGCGGAAAAGAGAGACCAGCACTTCGTCTATAACGGTTTCGCCGTCGCGAATCGTCCCGTAATGGATCGTATATCCTTTCTGCGTAGACAGGGGCTTCCCTTGTATGTTTCTGAACAGCACGTCACCGATCGGCACGGCCCGTTCTCCGCTGATCCGGATCAGCGCGACGGCGCCGCCTGTACCCGTCGCGACGGCGGCAATCGTGTCGTTTCGCTCGCTGGTCATTTGCCGATGTATAGTATTTGGCCGATTCGCAGTCGCGTATCCGGCAGGT from Alistipes ihumii AP11 carries:
- the mnmE gene encoding tRNA uridine-5-carboxymethylaminomethyl(34) synthesis GTPase MnmE, which encodes MTSERNDTIAAVATGTGGAVALIRISGERAVPIGDVLFRNIQGKPLSTQKGYTIHYGTIRDGETVIDEVLVSLFRAPHSYTGEDMIEISCHASDYILRRVMELAIRHGARTARPGEFTLRAFLAGKMDLSQAEAVADVIASDNRAAHDLAFRQMRGGYSDEFGQLREKLVHLVSLLELELDFGEEDVEFADREQLLEILTAVERKITRLISSFALGNSVKNGIPVAIAGAPNVGKSTLLNALLKEDRALVSDIAGTTRDVIEETLNIDGLPFRFIDTAGIRETDDPLESMGIERTYDRIGKAAVVLLVADARDDAEEISALYAGIPLRAEQRLIIVLNKCDRLDAQELASKQATLRERISVPVEWLSAKFETHLDGLLRSLRESVRTDDLDNAGATVVFNARHHEALLHASESLARARQGIEEGLPGDLLSQDIREVLHHLGTITGEITTNDILGSIFSRFCVGK